The segment GAAGCTGGTGCAGGTGTGGTCGTCAGAGTCGGCACACACACAGCGACTGGCAGACCTACGGCGACGTGACAGGGGGCTGCCCAAGCCGTAAACAGTGGTCTTactacagagagggaaagagagaaagggaatatCAGTTTTATCAGTCACCCTCAAGATATAACCACAATGTTTATAGACTTTGTCCCTTGGCATTAATAAAATGCAGTGTTGCAAGACAGGGATGATTGCCAGAATAATGTCATATTGATGCCAATGATACACAGCTAAAATAAAAAACGGTGCAAATATTAATGTTGATATCATCACACTGTGACATAATTGACCCACATAAGTGAATTGCTCAAGTATATGTCTGCAAAGCTGAGTAGGTATTTGTTTGACGTCTTTGATGGTGTGTAGTGTAAGTAAGTGTATGAgcatgtgtttctctctgtgaatGCATATATTTCTGTGAGGTGTGTTTGCCCACCTTGGTGTGTTGACCCAAATGATGTCGAGATGGCAAAAGTAGTGGCATTCAGAGTCCAGCTGATTGTTGCAGGCACAGCGTTTGGTCCTCACTCTGTGAAGTGGAGCCAGATCACTGGATTTAGGCCTCTCTGACAGTGGAAGTCCAAATCCTACatgacagacagaaggatataggtAAGAAACCAATCTTGGTGCATCAAGACCGTACAATCCACCagccagggttgggtaggttactttctaaacgTAATcctttacagttactagttacctgtccaaaattgttaacagtaacataacttttggattacccaaactcagtaacgtaatctgattacattccattacttttagattacttcccCCTTAAGAGACATTAGAAGAATACAaacatgtatgttaccaattgaacgacatctattgcaggataaatcaatgttaaagtttacatagctggccatatatggatgttacatttaaCTTTATGGGTTCGTTATGTAGGCTTCTGCTTTCAGCTACAAAGAATACGATTCAATTTACATTAAAaaacaaagtctatcagaattccagttattccaataaatgttataccccttgatcttcaagaatggGACTTGGAAACATGGTTATTTttgattagccaaattgttttagctgagcataaccccaaaactaaggacgtattagccagccctactgtcacgttcctgacctgttttctgttgtttttgaactttgtttagttggtcaggacgtgagctgggtgggtagtctatgttacgtgtttctatgttgggttaaatgtgttgcctgatatggttctcaattaggggcaggtgtttgacgtttcctctgattgagaaccatattaaggtaggctgttttcactgtttgttagtgggtgattgttcctgtgtctgtgtctaccacacgggactgtttcgtttgttcgttcgtttggctagtctttcctgttcgtgcgttcttcgtgtctatgtaagttctcaagttcaggtctgtctacgtcgttttgttgttttgtttctattcaagtgttcttcgtatgttcgtctttgctttaataaatattcattatgtctacatacctcgctgcatgttggtccgatccatgctcctcctcatccgaggaggaatatgacgaacgttacacctactctgttgtttatgattttgttgtcatggagtaCTGATTGtgctcattgattcgagttgaaaaataaatgctgcgctcattAAACGGCATGTTTTGATCACTACTGAAAAGTggtatttacatgtgaaaaatcaATGCAATATGCTGCATTTTTTATAGGcatattgtttacctttttgttggtgacacttcgatatcttgataatatacagctgtttaaagggcaaatccacagatgaaacaataacaaaacaaacaccccgcctctgttttggtaaaaagctgagggatgggcctggagaaatgtaatcactcAGATTAaaaagacagagctatggatgcaaggactgaccatccatgatattaaaagtattgttttaaccatgttatgaggctatacagtgtttaattacatttagaatgtttacaaacattggagaaaaacaagcttatattttggtttcTCAAGGAGTGTGAcatttgaactaagctcatgaggcatttataagttatatttctCAATAATAAATGGATagatatatataatttataaatccaaaaacggatgtagcaactacagattgcccttttaagtctatcaaaagtgtgtgagtttgagcatgtgtccattaggcctatggatttttttattttttttaaaaatcagcctgaattagattgagcaataaaagccccacttttattccataggctgggatccgcactatgcagctgttgcaagagcgcatttttcactggctgtccactggttccaaaaacaatgattgataggcagcttaaacttcttaaaTTCAActattattgggttcaaatacaaatttagatttgtgaacagccatccacaacaaccacaatccataACACGCAAaaagctaaatgagagagcagaaGTGTGATTCACAATTACATCAATGCAGATATAAATAAGTGATATCTGTATCACTGTAGACTAACCCACTGCTGTCaaccttacctccaagcgtttattcaagttggataatctttggatgccgacagcagtcgcaccattagAAAGCATAGCTTAGATTGTAACCTACAAAAGCctgttcctgctcttttcccgcgatccatcaaacacatttggtgtgtcatcatagggGTCTCTGACTTCTGGTTAGACTCGCTCagatggaacaaacttaaactcgtgccttttttcaatgctgatttgaatgtcattgagaaaacagaagtgtcaaagatttttttcgcaaacatcctttttgaatttaaaagtaatcctcaaagtaatcatctagtttttcaaaagtatctgtaatctgattacaatatttttgctggtaatgtaacggattacagtttttttgtaatcccttactccccaaccctgtcaCCAGCATAAAGGGACACTAGACAAATGTATTATTACCGGTACTCCGCTATTTGCCTTGATCTATCACACCAGTCTAATCAAACCTTTCCATGGAAAGCTAGTAATCATCTGTATTCTCTTTTATCTGTCTGTTCAAACATTCTGAAGGGAGTGCCAATGCCAATAGTGAAAGGCAAACAGACATTTTGGGGAGACTTCACCTCTTTATTGACTGTGTTAAGTAAGTTAGTGGGTCCCTCGATAGGAAGGGAATATGTACTAGTGTTTCAGTGGAGTCAGTACATTTCATTTGTCCCGATACAGAGATGACCAGAGTATGGAGAAACACAGCCTCTGGTATTTTCTGACTGTACAATGATAAGTCTACAACCAGCAAACAAACATTGTCATGCTCTCACAAGTTcaagtttaacttcttatggctggggggcagtattgagtagcttggatgaataaggtgcccagagtaaaccgcctgctactcaggcccagaagctaagatatgcatattattagtagatttggatagaaaacactctgaagtttctaaaactgttttaatgatgtctgtgagtataacagaactcatatggcaggcaaaaccggggcaaaaatccaaccaggaagtgggaaatctgaggtttgtaggttttcaaatCTTTGCCTATCCAAAATACAGTGTAAAATTTGGTTCAATTGCacatcctaaggcttccactagatgtcaccagtctttagaaccttgtttcaggcttctactgtgaagggggagcgaataacagctgtttgagtcaggtgtctggcagaatgccatgagctaagtctCGCTCGGCTGTGAGCACGAGCTctgttccttttcctttctaaagacaaaggattTGTccagttggaatattattgaagatttctAATAAAAACATCCAAAAGATTGATTCTACTGTAATGGAACTGTCGTCTGAACTGTGCCTGCGCcttgtgaatttggatttgtgaactaaacgcacgaacaaaaatgaggtatttggacataaattatgaactttatcgaacaaaacaaacatttattgtggaactgggattcctgggagtgcattccgaggaagatcatcaaaggtaagtgaatatttataatgctatttctgacttctcttgactccacaacatggcgggtatctgtatggcttgttttggtctctgagcgctgtactcagattattgcatggtgtgctttttccgttaagcctttttgaaatctgacacagcggctgcattaaggagaagtatatatttaattacatgtaaaacacttgtatttgcatcaacatttatgatgagtatttctgtaaattgatgtggctctctgcaaaatcaccggatgttttggaagcaaaacattactgaacattacGCGCCAATGTacactgagatttttggatataaatatgaactttatcgaacaaaacatacatatattgtgtaacatgaagtcctatgagtgtcatctgatgaagatcatcaaaggttagtgattaattttatctctatttctgctttttgtgactcctctcttagGCTGGaaaaatggttgtgtttttgtgactaggtgctgacctaacataattgcatggtatgctttcgtcgtaaagcctttttgaaatcggacactgtggtgggattaacaacaagtttttctttaaaatgctgtatgatacttgtatgtttgaggaattttaattatgagatttctgtttgaatttggcgccctgcactttcactggatgttgtcaaatcgatcccgttaacgggatttcagccgtaagaagttataAGGTGCTTTTGACAACCAAGATCACTCAAATACTATATAATCCATTTGCTGTGTGAGATGAAGGTTCTCCAGAGAATCAACATTTGAGAATGTGTACCCCTGAGCTAGTCAACAAGGTTGAAGTGAGATGTAACACTGGTCCTAATGTGTTAACGATAAACCTTCATTGATGATGGGACAGTTGGAACGGGGCTTGGTGAAACGTGTCTCTTTGTTGCTTTAAATATCTTGTCACTGAATATAATGAGTGTGCTTATGAGTAAGTCTTTACATTGCTCTGGacactaaaaacatgttttcaatgcTGCACCATGTCATCATTGTACAGGGATATTAATTTGTTTAAATGGAAAGTCAGCCAGTGTTTTGTTGATGCAGAACCTCAATAGAATTGCATAATTTTTTCTCTAGTGCGTCACTCCAAAGtaatatttttatgttattttgtatttagttGTGCATTCAGAAAATGATCAGTGATTTTTGAGCATTATTTTTCAATACTTCAATGACATGATTAAGTCTATTTTTGCTTGTGGAAGACACAACAATTCCTAAGATAATTTATTATAGTAATAGCACTGTAGTACTCACCTTcctgcatggacacacacacagtgatgagAAGGAGCAGGCTGGTGTGTGCTGTCATGGTTGCTGTTGGTCTGTTTGTAGAGCTCACGGTGAAGTAGAATATCCTAAATGCACTTTGGCAAATTATCCCAGCTGCTGCTTGCTTGTTTGTTTGCAGGTGTCTGAGAGGTGGCCCTCAATTTATAGTCCTCTTTCCCCATAATGTCACACTGGAAGTCCTGCCCCTTGCTGCTACAATGTTACACAACTCCTTCAGAGGGTTTGAGATTCCTATTATCATAGGAATCTATGTTCACTCCACCCCACCGCAACTCACCAACCCTCCAGCCTGCAGGTCAATGGGCAGACAACAGTTCACTTATCACCTGTAGCATGTTGCATTCCCTTTCCACATGCAATTTGGTTGTGTGACATGTACTTTTGCTGTCATATTTTGAGGGATGTTTGACATATGGCGAGAGCCTgagggaggagggtaggagagggagggagggagtggaagaCCATGTGGAAAGGAGAGAGATGGCTCCTGATTGCCTGCTTTGCATGGAGTCTGCAAGGGAAGGCCAGGGTGCCGTGGAAACAATGATCAGGGGGAACGTTATCCAATACAGGGGGGTTGGCAGATTGTGGTGGTGGAGCAGATGTGCATTGGGTGACAATTGACTCAATTCGGGATTGATTGACAGAACAAATTAATTCCCGATGTGGTGTTGACCGAACAATATTATTTAATTTGTTTTCTCATTTAAAGAAGAATGGAATTCCACCATCCTTACGATACTTATTTTCTCAAGCTCTATTTATAGTATAGACAGTGCAGAAGATTGCAGTTGTAACATGTCAGGCCACACGGGCGCCACAGAGTAAGATTTTCATTCTTACGCAGTTGTgggtctacagtgccttcagaaagtattcagacccctttactttttccacattttgttacattacagtcttattctaaaatgtattaaattgtttcccccccccctcatcaagcTTTcatacaatacccataatgacaaagcaaaaacagtttagaaatgtttgctaatttatatatataaaaaaacatattacatttacataagtattcagagcctttactcaatactttgttgaagcacctttggcagtgattacagcattgagtctttttgggtatgacgctacaagcttggcacacctgtatttggggagtttctcccatttttctctgcagatcctctcaagctctgtcaggttgaatggggagtgttgctgcacagaaatgtatgtctctccagagatgttcgatcgggttcaagtcctggctctggctgggccactcaaggacattcagagacttgtcccgaagccactcctgcgttgttttggctgtgtacttcgttgtcctgttggaaggtaaaccttcgccccagtctgaggtcctgagcgctctggtgcaggttttcatcaaggatctctctgtactttgctccattcaatTTTCCCTTGAACCTGACTATCCTACTagttcctgccactgaaaaacatccccacagcatgatgctgccaccaccatgcttcaccgtagggatggtgccaggtttactccagacgtgacgcttggcattcaggccagggtgttaaatcttggtttcatcagaccagagattcttgtttctcatggtctgagagtctttaggtgccttttggcaaactccaagcaggctgtcatgtgccctttactgaggagtggcttccgtctggccactctaccataaatgcctgattggtggagtgctgcagagatggttgtccttctggaaggttctcccatctcaacagaggaactctagagctctgtcaaagtgaccattgggttcttggtcacctccctgaccaagtcccttctctcccaattgctcagtttggctggagggccagctctagaaagaatgttggttgttccaaacttcttctatttaggaatggaggccactgtgttcttagggatcttcaatgctgcagaaatgttctggtacccttccccagatctgtgcctcgacacagtcctgtctcggagctctacggacaattccttcaacctcatggtatggtttttgctctgacatgcactgtcaactgtgggaccttatatagacatgtatgtgcctttccaaatcatgtccaatcaattaaatttagcacaggtggacaccaataaagatgtagaaacatctcaagtataatcaatggaaacaggatgaacctgcgCTCAATttaaagtctcatagcaaagggtctgaatacttacgtaaagaAGGTATTTGTTTCTTAAttgctaaaaacctgttttcactttgtcgttatggggtattgtgtgtagattgctgaggaaaatgttgtatttaatccattttagaataatgctgtaacgtaacaaaatatgaaaaagtcaagcggtctgaatactttccaaaggcactgtacaatAAATGAGTCAGGCAATATGTGTTTTGAGAGCATGAGGTCTGAGAGTATTACGTTCATCTGATTAGTCATTGAACAAGATAAATGGGGTACAATGGAAATTGAATACCAGAATGGAAATAAGGCCCTGGGCTTTGTGTTTTAATCCTCGATCATTTTTGATGTGTTGAATTTTGTCTCCAGCTGGAGCAGCCTACTACTTTTAATTATCCAATTCATTCTATCAATTTTTCTAAAGGATGTGGTAGTGATGAACACTTCATCTAATAATGGTTATTGGGTTGAAGAGAGTCAGACATTAGATGTTAGGCTAAGGCCAAGGTACAATACTCACAGTACATCACAAGCCAACCCTTATGACACACTACCTCAAAGTCAGCAACGTACAATACAAAACATCTTATGCAATACAGAAGCAGTGTTTTGAAAATGAAAGCTACAGACCAACAGCAATATCTCTACTACCCTTGCCAGCTATTACGTTATGATTGTTTTGACAACTGCACTGTCAAAGAAGTTGCTAAACTGTTTCTGGAATTACATTTGACCAAAATATTCTCGGTGCATTCCAGAGATATTTTTTTTCCTTCGTCTCTTGTTCCGTGATGGCTGGCACTAGCCCATGCACAGATAAACCGACAGCTCTCTTCCCTGCCTGAGGGTACTGGTGCCCCCAGTGCATTGTGCCACCCACACAGTGCCCAGTGAGTGACTGGCCCATGAGCCAAGGGGGGAACCTTACCACTGCCATGCAGATAGCCAAATGGTAGCACTCACTCATGCAAATGAACTGCGGCGTTAATCTCCCCACACATTCAGATTAGTCAGGTTAATCAAAAGGGATTTTATCTCTAACTCCATAAAGTGGCTTAGGTGTTCGTTAAAGCCACCGGGGCATGGCTGATGAGTGGATGGTCAATTATCTGATAGGGAAATATGGCAAATGTGTATGGAAATGCTGCGTGGATACAGCTGTCAGTCATTAACATCAGCGTGGGCTGTGATGAGCTCTGTCAGACTTTGATACTGGGGGCCACGTGTctcgacaacacacacacacacacacacacacacacacacacacacacacacacacacacacacacacacacacacacacacacacacacacacacactcagatgaGCACATGGTCAGCACCAGTATAGCACAGAGATTCGAACCCGCAACCCTCCGCCTCTCTAACATCTAGGCTACATACTGTGCAAATATGATATAATATTCATAGTTCTTTAAACTGGTACTTTTCCTACACAAATCTTTTGTATTAGACAAATTGTCCATGAAGACATTGTGGCAGACCAACATGGTGGCTGACCTGTTGTAACCCCTCCCCCCCATAGCTCTGTCGGGGAGGGTGCTGTCGTCGGTGCGTCTCCCTTATCAATAGGGCATCCGTGTTTACATGCTTCGCCCCTGACCTGTGCACAACAGAAAAGGAGAAGCGTTGAAGGGACAAGAACCACCTGGTAACCCGATCGTTTGTGTCCTTTCCCCTGGCCAGGGGAGCATAGTCCGTGACCAGGGTGAAGTGGGTACCCAACAGGTAATACTTGAGAGTGTTTAGCGCCCACTTCACCGCTCGACACTCTTTCTCCACAATGGAGTACCTTTTCTCTCTATGAACCAGCTTTCTGCTGATGCACATGATGGGGTACTCCTCCCCATCGTGGATCTGGGACAGAACGGTGCTGCTGTCTCGTTCGTCCATTTCACTGTTTTCGGGAGGCAGGCCCTGGTTAGATCGGTGAGGGGGGAAGCTATAGCCGCAAAATTGGGGATAAATCGGCTATAGTATACTGCCAGTCCCAGGAAGGACTTGACCTGTGTCTTGGTGTGTGGAACGGGCCAGTCACGAACCGCATGAACCTTCCTCTCCTGGGGCTTGACGTCCGATCAAATACCCCAGGTACTCCACCTCCTCGAAACCTAGTTTGCACTTCTTGGGGTTCGCGGTCAACCCGGCTTGTCTGAGCGCGTCCAGCCCCGCCTGGAGGCGCGTCAAGTGTTCTTCCcaaccttggctgtggatgatgaTGTCATCCAAATAGGCCGCTGCGTACTGCTGGTGGGGTCGAAGTACTTTGTTCATCAGCCGTTGGAAT is part of the Salvelinus fontinalis isolate EN_2023a chromosome 6, ASM2944872v1, whole genome shotgun sequence genome and harbors:
- the LOC129857822 gene encoding endothelin-2-like; the protein is MTAHTSLLLLITVCVSMQEGFGLPLSERPKSSDLAPLHRVRTKRCACNNQLDSECHYFCHLDIIWVNTPSKTTVYGLGSPLSRRRRSASRCVCADSDDHTCTSFCQDRSMVRASERARGWAFQPRKEAARAPGLNER